The following are encoded in a window of Brevibacillus ruminantium genomic DNA:
- a CDS encoding TerC family protein → MLFTPAFWSTLVAIIVIDLVLAGDNAIVIGMAARNLPAHQQRKAIIWGTVGAVVIRAAATMAVVWLLKIPGLLLVGGLMLVWIALKLLVQEEGHESVKAGSSLGSAIWTIVVADAVMGLDNVIAVAGAAHGSFLLVVLGLIISVPVMVWGSTLVLKVMDRFPAVMYIGSAVLAYTAGSMITSEPFVKGFFIEHPVLKWALIAGVIVGILLIGRVKNQAQKRVAEQS, encoded by the coding sequence ATGTTGTTTACACCCGCTTTTTGGTCTACTCTTGTCGCCATTATTGTCATCGATCTGGTTCTCGCGGGAGATAACGCCATCGTGATCGGCATGGCTGCCCGCAATCTGCCTGCCCATCAGCAGAGAAAGGCGATTATCTGGGGAACAGTCGGTGCAGTCGTCATCCGTGCAGCAGCAACGATGGCTGTCGTGTGGCTTTTGAAGATCCCCGGCCTTTTGCTCGTCGGCGGTCTGATGCTGGTCTGGATCGCGTTGAAGCTGCTCGTACAGGAAGAAGGTCATGAATCAGTCAAAGCTGGCTCCAGCCTGGGTTCGGCCATCTGGACGATTGTGGTTGCCGATGCCGTCATGGGCTTGGACAATGTCATCGCAGTCGCCGGTGCCGCTCATGGCAGTTTCCTTTTAGTGGTTCTCGGTCTGATCATTAGCGTTCCGGTAATGGTCTGGGGCAGCACACTCGTCCTTAAGGTCATGGACCGCTTCCCGGCAGTGATGTACATCGGTTCAGCAGTGCTGGCTTACACCGCTGGAAGCATGATTACCAGTGAACCGTTCGTAAAAGGTTTCTTCATCGAGCACCCTGTACTGAAATGGGCATTGATCGCCGGTGTGATCGTCGGCATCCTGCTGATTGGACGCGTGAAAAACCAGGCCCAAAAAAGAGTAGCGGAGCAGTCCTGA
- a CDS encoding serine hydrolase: MKTTSLEWTKAFEEYAAKLKEDTQAPGIAVGICREGELIYHKGLGFRDREEQLEITLDTVFGIGSVTKSFTCVAIMKLQEAGKLRVHDPVIQYLPEFRMPLNQYTDQVTIHHLMTHTTGLPPLPTLYSAGKRSMEQDPELKGTEHEKRLAELPYIDTHDELIEFIAAQEVTVLGPPGTQFSYSNDSYALLGVIIERLSGISYEQYVTETILQPAGMSRTVFTAEELEQFDDVAKLYTRNPGNINEVYASPSWWASPSMTAAGFLKSTIRDLLRYTEIFRTGGLVEDVRILSEESVQQMTTPHFPIQGQSYYGYGLMITPGCFGGTLVEHGGSIKGVSAQIFTVPETGISGAVLSNADGVSAQELMTGSLNVMRSRPADELPFSYPEVEVSAESLADYLGVYQSGEGAHAAVGVVDGQLSVTFQGSTFPFRCVDRDRFVFKKRDTQYHTTFIRDEEGRVIRMSLGFRQLQRAEQKEHSA; the protein is encoded by the coding sequence GTGAAGACAACCAGCCTGGAGTGGACAAAAGCATTTGAGGAGTATGCGGCAAAGCTGAAAGAGGACACCCAAGCACCCGGCATTGCGGTGGGAATTTGCAGGGAGGGAGAGCTGATCTATCACAAGGGATTGGGCTTTCGGGACAGAGAGGAGCAGCTGGAAATCACGCTTGACACTGTGTTTGGCATCGGGTCGGTCACGAAATCCTTTACGTGTGTCGCCATCATGAAGCTGCAAGAAGCGGGAAAACTGCGTGTTCATGATCCCGTTATCCAGTATCTGCCCGAGTTTCGCATGCCTTTGAACCAGTATACTGACCAGGTGACCATCCACCATCTGATGACACATACAACCGGATTGCCGCCGCTCCCTACCTTGTATAGCGCAGGCAAGCGGAGCATGGAGCAGGACCCCGAACTCAAAGGCACGGAGCATGAGAAGAGACTGGCGGAGCTTCCCTATATCGACACGCATGATGAACTCATTGAATTTATTGCCGCACAAGAAGTGACAGTGCTGGGACCGCCGGGAACACAATTCAGCTACTCCAATGACAGCTATGCCTTGTTGGGTGTCATTATCGAGCGGTTGAGCGGCATCAGCTACGAGCAATATGTCACAGAAACCATTCTTCAGCCTGCTGGAATGAGCCGAACGGTTTTTACAGCCGAGGAACTGGAGCAGTTTGACGATGTCGCAAAATTGTACACCAGAAATCCCGGAAACATAAATGAAGTGTATGCTTCTCCTAGCTGGTGGGCATCGCCTTCCATGACGGCTGCAGGCTTCTTAAAATCGACAATTCGGGATTTGCTTCGCTATACGGAAATTTTCCGAACAGGCGGTTTGGTAGAGGATGTGCGAATTCTCTCTGAGGAAAGCGTACAGCAGATGACCACTCCCCACTTTCCCATTCAGGGGCAGAGTTATTACGGATACGGGCTGATGATTACCCCCGGTTGCTTTGGAGGGACATTGGTAGAGCACGGCGGTTCGATCAAAGGGGTGAGCGCACAAATCTTTACTGTGCCCGAGACAGGCATAAGCGGTGCCGTGCTTAGCAATGCGGACGGTGTGTCTGCACAGGAACTCATGACAGGGTCTTTAAACGTGATGCGCTCACGACCTGCCGATGAACTTCCCTTTTCATACCCGGAAGTGGAGGTATCGGCGGAGTCATTGGCCGACTATCTCGGTGTCTATCAGTCGGGTGAGGGGGCGCATGCAGCAGTTGGTGTAGTCGATGGTCAACTTTCGGTTACCTTTCAAGGAAGCACATTTCCATTTCGTTGCGTAGACCGGGATCGTTTCGTCTTTAAAAAGAGAGATACCCAGTATCACACCACTTTCATCCGTGATGAAGAAGGGCGCGTGATTCGGATGAGTCTTGGCTTCCGCCAGTTGCAGAGGGCTGAACAGAAGGAGCACTCTGCTTAA
- a CDS encoding GNAT family N-acetyltransferase: protein MQPDKRYRVISEIEEIREVVSLQRAIWGEDSVTPLAQLLAVKNNGGVLIGAYDGERLVGFCYGFAGFQQGEAYLCSHMLGILPEYRDDGIGQRLKLEQRIWALQHGYQKMIWTFDPLEARNANLNLGKLGGYIRTYLPAYYGEMNDKINNGLPSDRFVLEWMLDSPRVKEAILGHATAAAPWSDYPIWVGWNQGGEQLSPQVSMMPDMDQEGYRVAVPRAIHELKKMHLDLALAWRYALRHALTQAFSSGYAITGFIRGDGPVHYYVLEKAENLRF from the coding sequence ATGCAACCCGACAAAAGATACCGGGTGATTTCGGAGATCGAAGAGATTCGCGAGGTGGTCAGCCTGCAGAGAGCCATCTGGGGGGAGGACAGCGTGACCCCGCTGGCTCAGCTCCTGGCAGTGAAGAACAATGGCGGTGTGTTGATCGGGGCATATGATGGGGAACGTTTGGTCGGCTTTTGCTACGGATTCGCCGGTTTTCAACAGGGGGAGGCATATCTTTGTTCACATATGCTGGGAATTTTGCCTGAATATCGGGATGACGGGATTGGCCAAAGGCTGAAGCTGGAACAACGCATCTGGGCACTGCAGCACGGCTATCAGAAAATGATTTGGACATTTGACCCGCTGGAAGCGCGAAATGCCAATCTGAATCTGGGCAAACTGGGCGGATACATCCGAACTTATTTGCCCGCCTATTACGGAGAGATGAATGACAAGATTAACAACGGCTTGCCGTCAGACCGGTTCGTCCTGGAGTGGATGCTGGATTCGCCGCGTGTGAAAGAAGCGATCTTGGGTCATGCAACAGCGGCTGCGCCGTGGAGTGATTACCCGATATGGGTTGGATGGAATCAAGGGGGAGAGCAGCTCTCTCCACAGGTAAGTATGATGCCTGACATGGATCAGGAGGGATACCGGGTCGCTGTCCCTCGCGCCATTCATGAGTTGAAAAAAATGCATCTAGATCTGGCTCTGGCATGGCGGTACGCACTACGTCATGCACTGACACAAGCGTTTTCCAGCGGATACGCCATCACGGGCTTCATTCGCGGAGATGGCCCCGTTCACTATTACGTTCTGGAAAAGGCAGAAAACCTGCGCTTCTAA
- the menC gene encoding o-succinylbenzoate synthase, translated as MNIERIELQHLQMPYLTPFEASFGRMDGRRFVLVSVYGEGAVGHAESVAMEGPYYIEETNETVSYMLRAYLIPLLLRSQVNRPEDVSALFEPIRRHNMAKAALEGAVWDLYAKQKGVSLAAALGGRKEEIEVGVSIGIEPTVDEVLEKVERFLEEGYKKIKVKIKPGFDLQPIEAIRKRFGDEVPLMADANSAYRMDQMDRLKELDHFQLMMIEQPLAHDDIVDHAQLQKQLRTPICLDESIHSAEDARKAIELGSCRIINIKIGRVGGLTESRKIHDLCEERQIPVWCGGMFESGVGRAHNIAVTSLPNFTLPGDTSASNRYWQEDIVSPEVKLARPGILQVPAGPGIGYELDQRRVDKFLIKKEIFRPNEM; from the coding sequence TTGAACATCGAGCGCATTGAGCTTCAACATTTGCAGATGCCGTATCTGACGCCATTTGAGGCCAGCTTCGGCCGTATGGATGGAAGGCGTTTTGTCCTGGTCAGTGTGTATGGAGAGGGGGCGGTTGGTCACGCCGAGAGCGTCGCGATGGAGGGCCCTTACTATATAGAAGAAACGAATGAAACGGTCTCGTACATGCTGCGAGCTTATCTGATCCCGCTGCTGCTTCGCAGTCAGGTGAACAGGCCGGAGGACGTCTCCGCGCTGTTCGAACCGATTCGCCGCCACAATATGGCGAAGGCCGCTTTGGAGGGGGCAGTATGGGATTTGTACGCCAAGCAGAAGGGAGTCTCGCTGGCGGCGGCTTTGGGTGGACGAAAAGAAGAGATTGAGGTAGGCGTCAGTATTGGCATCGAACCGACTGTAGATGAAGTCCTGGAAAAAGTAGAGCGTTTTTTGGAAGAAGGATATAAAAAGATCAAAGTCAAAATCAAGCCTGGCTTTGACCTGCAGCCGATTGAGGCAATCCGCAAGCGTTTCGGGGATGAAGTCCCTTTGATGGCTGACGCCAATTCCGCGTACCGCATGGATCAGATGGATCGGCTGAAGGAGCTGGATCATTTCCAGTTGATGATGATTGAACAGCCTTTGGCTCATGACGATATCGTGGACCATGCCCAGCTCCAAAAGCAGCTGCGGACGCCGATTTGTCTTGATGAAAGCATTCATTCTGCGGAAGATGCCCGCAAGGCGATTGAACTGGGGAGCTGCCGAATCATCAATATCAAGATCGGTCGAGTCGGGGGACTTACGGAATCGAGAAAGATTCACGACCTTTGCGAGGAGCGGCAGATACCGGTCTGGTGTGGCGGGATGTTTGAGTCGGGCGTCGGACGCGCCCATAATATCGCCGTCACGTCCCTGCCCAATTTCACGCTGCCGGGGGATACGTCAGCTTCCAACAGGTATTGGCAAGAGGATATTGTAAGCCCGGAGGTAAAGCTCGCAAGACCCGGCATTCTCCAGGTGCCTGCCGGACCGGGCATCGGCTATGAGCTGGATCAGAGACGCGTTGACAAGTTCCTGATCAAAAAGGAGATTTTCCGTCCCAACGAGATGTAA
- a CDS encoding ABC transporter ATP-binding protein, producing MSEWLLTVDQLQTYFPLRNSWFGRSNGYVKAVDGVSFRLRKGETLGLVGESGCGKSTTGRSILSLIKPTSGSVVFDGNEMTTMRSSELRKLRQRMQIVFQDPYASLNPKLTIYSALEEAISVRADARTKEERREQVMELLKLVGLNPSQADRYPHEFSGGQRQRIGIARALAVSPELIVADEPVSALDVSIQAQIVNLLQDLQESLGLTYLFISHDLGVVKHISNRIAVMYLGRIVEIGEKAQLFSNPLHPYTQALMSAVPSTSPLFKKERIMLKGDVPSPANPPSGCAFHTRCGKRMEICQSVRPVEREVHPGHYVSCHLYTT from the coding sequence ATGAGTGAGTGGCTGCTTACCGTAGATCAGCTGCAAACCTATTTTCCGCTCCGTAACAGCTGGTTTGGTCGAAGCAACGGGTATGTGAAGGCAGTGGATGGTGTATCGTTTCGCCTGAGAAAGGGGGAGACGCTTGGACTGGTTGGTGAAAGCGGCTGTGGTAAGTCAACCACAGGGCGAAGCATTCTGAGCCTGATCAAACCGACAAGCGGTTCCGTCGTCTTCGATGGGAACGAAATGACAACCATGCGGTCATCGGAGCTGAGGAAGCTGCGACAGCGCATGCAAATTGTCTTCCAGGACCCGTATGCGTCTTTGAATCCAAAATTGACGATCTATTCTGCTCTGGAGGAGGCTATTTCCGTCCGGGCTGATGCGCGGACCAAAGAGGAGCGCCGGGAGCAGGTCATGGAGCTGTTAAAGCTTGTAGGCCTAAACCCATCCCAGGCGGATCGGTACCCGCATGAGTTTAGCGGGGGACAGCGGCAGCGAATCGGGATTGCCCGCGCGTTGGCCGTCAGTCCGGAACTGATCGTGGCAGACGAGCCGGTTTCCGCACTCGATGTCTCGATCCAGGCCCAGATTGTCAACCTGTTGCAGGATTTACAGGAGAGCCTGGGCTTGACCTATCTGTTTATTTCGCATGACCTGGGCGTGGTCAAACATATCAGCAACCGGATCGCTGTGATGTACCTGGGCAGAATTGTGGAAATTGGTGAAAAGGCGCAGCTCTTTTCCAATCCGCTGCACCCCTATACGCAGGCGCTCATGTCGGCTGTTCCAAGCACCAGTCCGCTGTTCAAAAAAGAGCGAATCATGCTGAAAGGAGATGTTCCCAGTCCTGCTAACCCACCGTCAGGCTGTGCTTTTCACACCCGCTGCGGCAAGCGCATGGAGATTTGCCAGAGTGTCCGACCTGTGGAACGAGAGGTACATCCGGGACATTATGTCTCTTGTCATTTATATACGACGTAG
- a CDS encoding ABC transporter ATP-binding protein, translating into MDKTLLEVDRLQMKFFTETGTVTAIRDVSFKIQPKETVALVGESGCGKSITSLAIMGLIKKNVGQVEGEIRWNDTVISSLSEKEMRSIRGREISMIFQEPMTSLNPVHTIGQQIGEVFSIHTTLSKKERREKTIEMLQKVGIPRAEKIVDEYPHQLSGGMKQRVMIAMAMACNPTLLIADEPTTALDVTIQAQILELMNELKKTYHTSILLITHDLGVVAEMADRVLVMYYGEIVEEADAATLFTQPKHPYTIGLLQSVPRLEDDRKRLEPIEGNVPLLGELTRGCPFFSRCKEAREYCAHQKPPLTQTGMQAVRCWLYAKKELAI; encoded by the coding sequence ATGGACAAGACGCTGCTGGAGGTTGACCGGCTCCAGATGAAATTTTTCACGGAGACCGGTACCGTAACAGCGATTCGCGATGTATCGTTCAAGATTCAGCCAAAAGAGACGGTAGCGCTCGTAGGCGAATCAGGCTGCGGCAAGAGCATCACCTCCCTGGCCATCATGGGACTGATCAAAAAGAATGTAGGTCAGGTGGAGGGAGAAATCCGATGGAACGATACCGTGATCAGCAGTTTGTCGGAGAAAGAGATGAGATCCATTCGCGGGCGGGAAATCTCGATGATTTTCCAGGAGCCAATGACGTCTCTCAATCCGGTTCATACCATCGGCCAGCAGATTGGGGAGGTATTCAGCATTCATACCACGCTGTCCAAAAAGGAGCGGCGAGAAAAGACGATTGAGATGCTGCAAAAGGTAGGGATACCCCGTGCGGAAAAAATCGTGGATGAATACCCGCACCAATTATCCGGGGGGATGAAGCAGCGTGTCATGATCGCCATGGCAATGGCCTGCAATCCCACCTTGTTGATCGCAGACGAGCCGACAACCGCCCTGGATGTGACGATTCAGGCGCAAATCCTGGAGCTGATGAACGAGCTGAAGAAGACGTATCATACTTCTATTTTGCTGATTACGCATGACCTGGGAGTCGTAGCGGAGATGGCTGACCGCGTGCTGGTGATGTATTACGGGGAGATCGTAGAGGAGGCGGACGCTGCGACCCTTTTTACCCAGCCCAAGCACCCGTACACGATCGGACTTTTGCAATCCGTCCCGCGCCTGGAGGATGATCGAAAGCGGCTGGAGCCGATAGAAGGAAATGTCCCGCTTCTGGGCGAGCTGACGAGAGGCTGTCCCTTTTTCTCGCGCTGCAAAGAGGCGCGGGAATACTGTGCCCATCAGAAGCCCCCGCTTACCCAAACGGGCATGCAAGCGGTTCGCTGCTGGCTGTATGCCAAGAAGGAGCTGGCGATATGA
- a CDS encoding serine hydrolase, which produces MTLQGKLDAIVAKQKGSFGVAVKHLQTGESAGMNESKPFQLASVFKVPILAALFRDVEEGRLQLDARIRLKFEERVPGSGVLQELDPGAEVSIKDLAMLMIIVSDNFATDQVLELVGIERVEQYMKQLGLEGTSIKHSCWRLLSQCVGIDEPKPRAETYKLFHERVEAGQFDKQASLFEASSENNVSTPQEINRLLEWIAAGKLVSPEASNGMLDIMLRQQLRNRIPYLLPERVKTATKSGTVGTVVNDVGIVFLPEDKGSFAISVLSHGNPTINEGQLAIAEITRAVYAHFTEG; this is translated from the coding sequence ATGACTCTGCAAGGAAAGCTGGACGCTATCGTAGCGAAGCAAAAAGGAAGCTTTGGCGTTGCCGTCAAGCATTTGCAGACGGGTGAATCCGCAGGCATGAACGAAAGCAAGCCATTTCAATTGGCGAGCGTGTTTAAGGTGCCGATCCTGGCTGCTCTGTTTCGCGATGTCGAGGAAGGCAGACTGCAGTTGGATGCGCGGATTCGCCTGAAATTTGAAGAGCGAGTGCCTGGCTCCGGAGTTCTTCAGGAGCTTGATCCGGGAGCGGAGGTCTCGATAAAAGACCTGGCGATGCTGATGATCATCGTCAGCGACAATTTTGCTACAGACCAGGTGCTGGAATTGGTGGGGATCGAGCGGGTTGAGCAGTATATGAAGCAGCTTGGCCTGGAAGGTACGTCGATCAAGCACAGCTGCTGGAGACTGCTGAGCCAGTGCGTCGGAATCGATGAACCCAAGCCTCGCGCGGAGACTTACAAGCTGTTTCACGAAAGGGTAGAGGCCGGCCAGTTTGACAAGCAAGCCAGCCTTTTTGAAGCAAGCTCCGAAAATAATGTGTCAACGCCGCAGGAGATCAACCGGCTGCTGGAGTGGATCGCAGCCGGGAAATTGGTCTCGCCTGAGGCAAGCAACGGCATGCTGGATATCATGCTAAGGCAGCAGCTTCGCAACCGGATTCCCTACCTATTGCCGGAGCGGGTCAAGACCGCGACCAAATCAGGTACAGTGGGTACCGTTGTCAACGACGTAGGGATTGTATTTCTGCCCGAGGATAAAGGCTCCTTTGCCATATCGGTGCTTTCCCATGGCAATCCGACCATAAACGAGGGTCAACTGGCCATCGCCGAGATCACACGCGCGGTCTATGCCCATTTTACGGAAGGGTAA
- a CDS encoding ABC transporter permease: MPNEVSVQKPSASYWSIVWRRLKKNKMAMAGLLLLLTVTFAVIMAPVLAPFPVEEMNFAERLLPPDGKHLLGTDDFGRDIFSRLLFGGRVSLLMGLICVATASVIGVTIGVITGYYRKLDIFIMQVIDIMLALPSLLLAISIIAVLGPGLTNAMIAIVIAVIPIYVRIVRSSVLSVREKEYVEAVRALGIRDHIILFKHILPNILSPIIVLSTIQFGTVILAAAALSFLGLGAQPPTPEWGAMVYVGKGFLGQAWWMSLFPGLAIMLVVLGFNLLGDGLRDALDPKLK; encoded by the coding sequence CTGCCAAACGAGGTGTCTGTTCAGAAACCCTCCGCGTCATACTGGTCCATTGTCTGGAGGCGTTTGAAAAAGAATAAAATGGCGATGGCTGGACTTTTACTGCTACTGACCGTTACCTTCGCCGTGATCATGGCACCCGTGCTTGCTCCCTTTCCAGTAGAAGAGATGAATTTTGCGGAGCGATTGCTGCCGCCTGATGGCAAACATCTGCTGGGCACAGATGATTTTGGACGGGACATTTTCTCGCGATTGCTGTTCGGCGGCAGAGTTTCCCTTTTGATGGGATTGATCTGTGTCGCTACTGCCTCCGTGATCGGCGTAACGATAGGGGTGATCACGGGGTATTACCGAAAGCTGGACATCTTCATCATGCAGGTGATCGATATCATGCTGGCGCTGCCATCCCTGTTGCTGGCCATCTCTATTATTGCTGTACTGGGGCCGGGATTGACCAACGCGATGATCGCGATTGTGATTGCCGTGATTCCGATCTATGTCCGTATTGTCCGCTCTTCGGTGCTCTCCGTCCGCGAAAAGGAATACGTGGAGGCCGTACGGGCACTGGGAATCCGCGATCACATCATCTTGTTCAAGCACATCTTGCCCAATATTCTCTCCCCGATCATTGTCCTGTCCACGATTCAGTTCGGGACGGTCATTTTGGCAGCGGCGGCGCTTAGTTTTCTCGGACTGGGGGCGCAGCCGCCGACGCCAGAGTGGGGAGCCATGGTGTATGTAGGCAAAGGCTTTCTGGGGCAGGCCTGGTGGATGTCGCTTTTTCCCGGACTTGCGATCATGCTCGTGGTGCTGGGTTTCAATCTGCTTGGTGACGGGCTGCGAGACGCGCTTGATCCAAAGCTGAAATAA
- a CDS encoding ABC transporter permease has translation MHRYLLKRLLSLLGTLLGISILVFLMVHLIPGDPVQFILGEFPTQEATQALTKQLGLDQPLLTQYAQFLNRLLHGDLGTSFITGQTVWSEIAIRFPITIQLALYSILIASLVGILLGVIAAVKQNTLVDRIVVFFSLLGISAPGFWVALFLIWIFSYKLGIFPISGYDGLQSLILPSITLALTEVGAVARMTRSSMLDVIKQDYMRTAEAKGAAFYALVVRHGLKNAIIPVVTMIGLQFGSLLAGAVVIETVFALKGLGSMAIEAIGMRDIPRIQGMVFFVALLFALTNLLVDLLYSWLDPRIKYE, from the coding sequence ATGCATCGATACCTCTTGAAAAGACTGCTCTCCTTGCTGGGAACGTTGCTGGGGATCTCCATCCTTGTCTTCCTCATGGTGCATCTGATCCCCGGCGACCCGGTTCAATTTATCCTCGGAGAGTTTCCGACTCAGGAAGCAACCCAAGCGCTAACGAAGCAGCTCGGGCTTGATCAGCCGCTCCTCACACAGTACGCCCAATTCCTGAACAGATTGCTTCACGGCGACCTGGGCACCTCCTTCATCACGGGACAGACCGTCTGGTCAGAAATTGCCATCCGATTCCCAATCACTATCCAGTTGGCGCTCTACAGTATTCTCATTGCATCTCTTGTGGGCATCCTGCTGGGAGTCATTGCTGCAGTCAAGCAAAATACACTGGTAGACCGCATTGTGGTTTTTTTCTCGCTGCTGGGCATCTCTGCTCCTGGCTTTTGGGTCGCGCTGTTTTTGATCTGGATTTTTTCCTACAAGCTGGGGATTTTCCCGATATCCGGCTACGATGGCCTCCAGTCGCTGATTCTCCCTTCGATCACCCTTGCTTTGACGGAGGTAGGGGCGGTGGCGAGAATGACCCGATCCAGCATGCTTGATGTGATCAAACAGGACTATATGCGCACAGCAGAGGCCAAAGGCGCAGCCTTTTACGCACTGGTGGTTCGTCACGGGCTGAAAAACGCCATCATTCCAGTCGTCACCATGATCGGTTTGCAATTTGGATCGCTACTGGCAGGTGCCGTGGTGATCGAGACCGTATTTGCGCTGAAAGGACTGGGAAGCATGGCGATTGAGGCGATCGGCATGCGGGATATTCCCCGGATTCAGGGAATGGTCTTTTTCGTAGCACTGTTGTTTGCTCTCACAAATCTGCTGGTCGATCTGTTATACAGCTGGCTTGATCCGCGGATTAAATACGAATAG
- a CDS encoding ABC transporter substrate-binding protein gives MFRGLQTWRHLFVSILVFVLLVGCTASPQQTTSEPQANPGSSAAGKGTLVISALIEPSTIDVQQATWIDSANTQIYDPLLNYDLNGKLSPGLAERYEVSEDGKVWTFFLRKDVLFHSGEPLTAEAIKKTIERFIQISPVKELAGPVEKVEAVDEHTVKLYFSEAFAPFSSVAAAPFFGALDPKRLAEMGDKFGDNPSGTGPYLFEKHDRGSSITYKRNPVYNWGTESAKNRAAPYVDQVVFRFVKDDDTRILEFKKGTIHILQNVPTNYVQELQNTPGVEILKVPETGIKYLGFNNKKPIFQDTRVKQAISMAIDRDPIIQVALGGFAQPVFGPLPPTIPFHSERIESMARQEYAYNVEKAKALLAEAGWTDSNGDGIVEKDGKPFSVELLLPNEPAFQRVAQIVQNQLKAIGIDLKLAVTETATVRDRTSKASHDMALLYYGYSDPDVLYLMFHSKMSIRTHFSTPELDLLLEKGRRTTNEKERMNVYEEIQELLIKEAPWVPLYAEENIFATRGIEGFKLHPFQEFFILQDVKLTK, from the coding sequence ATGTTCCGTGGTCTTCAGACCTGGCGCCATCTCTTCGTTTCAATTCTCGTTTTCGTGCTGCTTGTCGGCTGTACGGCATCACCGCAGCAGACCACAAGCGAGCCACAAGCAAACCCTGGCTCGTCAGCAGCGGGGAAGGGGACTTTGGTTATCTCCGCATTGATCGAGCCGTCCACGATTGACGTACAACAAGCAACGTGGATCGACAGTGCCAACACCCAGATCTACGATCCGCTGCTCAACTATGACTTGAATGGAAAATTGTCGCCTGGTCTGGCAGAGAGGTACGAGGTTTCTGAGGATGGAAAGGTATGGACCTTTTTCCTTCGCAAAGACGTCCTGTTTCATTCCGGAGAGCCTTTAACAGCAGAAGCCATCAAAAAGACGATAGAGCGTTTTATTCAAATCTCTCCCGTCAAAGAGTTGGCTGGTCCGGTTGAGAAAGTGGAGGCTGTTGACGAGCATACAGTAAAACTCTACTTTTCTGAAGCGTTTGCGCCATTTTCATCAGTAGCTGCAGCCCCCTTTTTTGGTGCCCTTGATCCCAAGCGGCTGGCGGAGATGGGCGATAAGTTCGGAGACAACCCATCCGGGACTGGTCCGTATCTGTTTGAAAAGCATGATCGGGGTTCATCGATTACCTATAAAAGGAATCCGGTATACAACTGGGGAACGGAGTCGGCGAAAAATCGGGCCGCCCCCTATGTCGATCAAGTGGTCTTCCGATTTGTCAAAGACGATGACACGCGAATTCTCGAATTTAAAAAAGGAACGATTCACATCCTGCAAAATGTTCCCACGAACTATGTACAGGAATTGCAAAACACACCGGGCGTAGAGATTTTGAAGGTACCGGAAACGGGAATCAAGTACCTCGGATTTAACAACAAAAAGCCGATCTTTCAAGATACGCGGGTGAAGCAAGCGATCTCGATGGCCATCGATCGCGATCCGATCATCCAGGTGGCTTTGGGAGGATTTGCTCAGCCCGTATTTGGACCGCTTCCCCCGACGATCCCGTTTCACAGTGAACGGATCGAGAGCATGGCCAGACAAGAATATGCCTACAACGTGGAGAAAGCGAAAGCGCTCCTGGCTGAAGCAGGTTGGACGGACAGCAACGGGGATGGGATCGTGGAAAAGGACGGAAAACCGTTTAGCGTTGAACTGTTGCTTCCCAATGAGCCTGCCTTCCAGCGCGTTGCCCAGATTGTCCAAAATCAGTTGAAAGCGATTGGCATTGACCTGAAGCTGGCTGTCACAGAAACCGCAACGGTCAGGGACCGGACGAGCAAAGCCTCGCATGATATGGCCCTTCTGTACTACGGCTATTCGGACCCCGATGTCCTGTATCTCATGTTCCATTCGAAAATGAGCATCCGCACGCATTTCTCTACACCCGAATTGGATCTCCTGCTGGAAAAAGGGCGGCGGACAACGAATGAAAAAGAGCGAATGAATGTCTACGAGGAAATTCAGGAACTGCTGATCAAAGAGGCGCCATGGGTTCCGTTGTACGCGGAGGAAAATATTTTTGCCACCCGCGGAATTGAAGGCTTCAAGCTGCATCCTTTCCAGGAGTTCTTCATCCTTCAAGACGTAAAATTGACGAAATAA